A single region of the Epinephelus moara isolate mb chromosome 14, YSFRI_EMoa_1.0, whole genome shotgun sequence genome encodes:
- the mgaa gene encoding MAX dimerization protein MGA a isoform X2 — protein sequence MASKKKQKGMVFHQEGATTPAAALAADHPTARFVVPKPGKASEGGMERNTCVTNEETGMKGKPNMYPSKESIRTSGGLPAAKHSTSSNPQLDNLSPDSICKGIRVTLDNNSMWNEFFRCKTEMILTQQGSRMFPYCRFRISGLQSSKKYSLIMDIQPLDNSRYKWTGKSWQVAGRAECHVKSQPFAHPESPSTGQHWMQNPVSFYKLKLTNNISDQEGNTILHPMHHYLPRLHVVQTDKAAKDIKLNNPNVVTFTFPQTEFMAVIAYQNSRFSQLKVDYNPFAKGLKEEGSSSLGLKLKLNSGKDLHKEGGTTTTEQHPVKKSLKSLLANHKPRSSKAVDEKPSGSADLQKNSTTNKDQSAANVTGECSRNSHPAQKLFSELIREAHVSLHRCDMEELGFTNSTSHRNEQTNTKTTALKSNGQDNPKKDSISVKTQSKTSPAKKGEVVVSERKVKGDKDLLNSLNYKDNVGTVLKSEVNNVAAPAVSQNSSGDSDQQCKTDAPSEAKVKQHKRPAPLPLPALALFLKQHSTKSKVAKSKLDSSPAALPSESLSDSQSSAATPACSPSDQDRKAAGPWKDLTGYITKSNNQDSGHAAALPRPDEMVLNQPSSPFCPVATTDRKGQRTHFLDSVSVAESTGSELAVQDGTPVLPNSDQPSCTLGTSVSTISSTLATSSTSFISSPTLDTVLPAPNSPQTPTITESSTLPSDSPTMKSDSLLPDPECSSFGFEPLSPASSPEPLPSLPILLALDLDSTTSEPPPKAVSPKELQQSEDSAASVFKWHTVLPQSRLYMDTSFTTFQPTTQTLPLESVPSPLLPSQSPSHSEPQTLDTSTSTSTPPPDSAPSFQENESLPFPAELSPLALHLPLSPTFSSLDGDALSPTPSIADLVHFFSTEDDFGMEVEFSNTEAVAAPCPPPSAVEANTRKPSQQVQPAKKPCKGKKKSQRQKLAKTDVDQNMDAATYTNMRPNLEEVEEQLFISFTSKEALKLHIADSSVGTVSQPQTTPECQLQESADTPENVETAESLEEKIAAYEKILLRDLKLMRHRQVIHPVLQEVGLKLSLLDPILAIDLQYLGVRLPIPPPGVSLEPLTQELPPSQGVSAAFVSRTGKTTDVTQIKGWRGKFTPSEAPPPPTATKPEAGPSSDPPKKNLSAFCSDMLDEYLENEGKLIDERAASFSQPQVEPVVYELPTRSTSYVRTLNSVLKKQPSSFPTSDLISGFVPPSKRPKLPVRETKTSRKGNMRQKGPKHHKHSAEPGLTAALSPAESNLFPKQSTVPTATLSSEHTAPVTEPHTPKKHRLKVQLDHTEPFTLSSQPTKRKKLKPKTLSQTLSPLKSTLPQPGVSEDMAPLESDSELGTAVDQNTESSKQKNGPPMTRAMLKQKDLEDEVVWGGRPRTSITEERATVALTSLFTLMGFVSENPTAPIQLVRRQAPLCLNEFCRLGCVCSSLSHCVRISHCGRPQCMLGCSCLKQKVVLLKNLDASDSSPSQQGNVKKKKRKRRMKMAYILKEADSVSQPAERVRVLWKRDSGDLDPDPINIPKPAALSRPPVKTVRPQERRQDSSSSGSSCARVRAYRGKKKSSRKQKRKDQLQSQDDPPETSKDEKSKKVRLKPLKQRDLTLKNTETKPASPPPAADPLPLDPSTRSPSPPSEPPPKPSKRLIILAECKWENESDRSLVLKNLCEAMAWDRLDEPFWIKNYLISPISQTVEDSGGNRCIQYKIHISRPLLEPEKPVKPVKPPQQRKQRETTQQQEHLEQVVMKAEPVDNWQQEVAEHKEEVEEAEPLEDWQREVMEEEEEAEPLEDWQREVEEDDIEEEAESTDHQLHDGRESGGEETNMTSKKTKRMMVSMALPFLIGISPAGFLSANKKQPGGTDHLVQVNGKLYPLAKIQLGRMGALHPANRLAAYLTGRVALNKKPQSSSFSPSKPPQNQSSAPTVSSSSSVVPTPTPTSQPLATIPTSLTVLQPAAVKLDQSAACSDQSAGEAPEGVGTRVVTLKVYPRSRGGGTQFRVIPPASGSSAPTSGNIKDSQVSSSATPPVTTAPKGSQVFMVQVPPPPAPGKLPLPAQPPGPPPPSSSSIAYSSGQRIVLQPVQMASGLQYYRKPDGKLVRLVPLSQLRSVNLNQSTPRASPSVLPAASLQPPVVAAGNQKPPPATATSTLTSLSPLSGLQSFKVSPLTSQLHPASGFLSQKGTCTFKILPANNNMEPMIITCPKVPPKVVSAPGSFTVLQPQHPNATPVNLISLKPSTGQGAELGVKTVTVSAVPVGPGGLSAVPVRPGGLSAVPVGPGGVPAVPVGPGGLSAVPVRPGGVSVVPVGPGGLSAVPVGPGGVSAVPVGPGGLSAVPVGPGGVSAVPVGPSGVSAVPVGPDGVIVHQKPAVQIPYRPPPPAPPESEVTPAPPPKPEPACNLLDLDIICVDYEEELDATETGGEVKQQPDVVEVKDSSSETENSSDFSDESAVEEEKEPTPIQVRNLRFNHNMLEKQRRRKLRQLFEDLRREVGLSKERTSKVSTLKKSVEVIQELWRTEKKLEKKKEKLLKRRDNYLAIIAPITEESRQVSSTRQTSPELSEGGGTGSKDIEVVDLLDDTDEPTENSSEEERPVTKTTNAVTVSEAEDEVQIVAVETVEESSRLNAAQKKLARILRKEDSESSVKKLAYVRSLADAFKALQSVMNTNNTSRSFLLEQANQEIQTLQSENGRLRSLKICLNQQRDAYIREVSQRSGKSKERIRSMLQHLSSKQKEMEMQERLQAANQLQAAVGGGACYSPTEDSTDDVIIITSSSLQQQCTPQAPPTFVSVPPTSTPSSTPVQTPVQTPVQTPGQTPVQTPVQTPVQTPVQTPVQTPVQAPVQTPVQQPQRVLQVSRPILSPPGVSHSVSVVRDRPRTVPNILSRSKNPAASQSIKAVVPAEVLSLVGTALPGQPVLTLSQMMTAPTLLQTSSTPGVASVTLNISNLANQQIHLTSLPHPPTGKIYSSSAPLTITNLTATDLNNLLQLVQPSTTPQQQQQQQQQQQLLIQPQQPPQTKQQILQTPPPPQQQQTPQQQILQPPQETQQQQPPPPPQQQQIPEGPPPSPPAPPPAPLLVVSAGSDPITDQDQPPFQTDTTSEAPRSTQDPFSTPCPGASADRQTEVTEAGPVGAEPQRETRDDESLTSLLNEIVFLNQQTVSTAETPLSGKPSPGDDVMDEDEEYGRANSPWLLELDSDSDETIATEMGAAAVNDHTDMTPGGPQLGPVNGNAKGGVLAPPPLLQMKVGGAKVADPASCDEAAGGEGEGEGGGKREGGVAWRPMPRLVPLGLRGNPPS from the exons ATGGCTTCTAAGAAGAAGCAGAAAGGAATGGTGTTCCATCAGGAAGGGGCTACCACCCCTGCAGCGGCACTGGCCGCAGACCATCCAACGGCCCGCTTTGTTGTTCCTAAACCAGGGAAGGCAAGTGAAGGTGGGATGGAACGAAACACCTGTGTAACCAATGAAGAGACAGGTATGAAGGGGAAACCCAATATGTACCCATCGAAAGAGTCCATCAGGACATCTGGTGGACTTCCCGCTGCAAAACATTCCACCAGTTCAAACCCTCAGCTGGACAACCTGTCACCTGATAGCATCTGCAAAGGCATCAGAGTGACACTGGACAACAACAGCATGTGGAACGAGTTTTTCAGATGCAAAACGGAGATGATTCTGACTCAGCAAGGCAGCAGGATGTTCCCCTATTGCCGCTTTCGCATCTCTGGCTTGCAGTCCTCCAAGAAATACTCTCTGATCATGGACATTCAACCTTTGGACAACAGTCGTTACAAGTGGACCGGCAAGAGCTGGCAAGTTGCTGGAAGGGCAGAGTGCCATGTTAAGAGTCAACCATTCGCTCATCCAGAGTCCCCGTCAACAGGTCAACACTGGATGCAGAATCCAGTGTCCTTTTACAAACTGAAGCTCACTAACAACATCTCAGATCAAGAGGGGAACACCATCCTGCATCCCATGCACCACTACTTACCACGGCTGCACGTGGTCCAAACTGATAAAGCTGCTAAAGACATAAAACTAAACAATCCCAATGTTGTTACATTCACTTTCCCCCAAACTGAATTTATGGCAGTCATTGCTTACCAGAACTCACGGTTTTCTCAGCTTAAAGTTGACTACAACCCATTTGCTAAAGGACTGAAGGAGGAGGGCTCTAGTTCGTTGGGCCTAAAGCTTAAATTGAACTCTGGCAAAGACTTGCACAAAGAAGGAGGCACAACAACCACTGAGCAACATCCTGTGAAGAAGAGCTTGAAGTCTTTGCTCGCAAACCATAAACCTAGAAGCTCAAAAGCAGTGGACGAGAAGCCTTCAGGGTCAGCTGACCTCCAGAAAAACTCCACCACAAACAAAGATCAGTCAGCTGCCAATGTCACTGGGGAATGTTCGCG CAATTCACATCCAGCTCAGAAATTATTTTCTGAACTGATCCGGGAGGCTCACGTTTCACTGCATAGATGTGACATGGAGGAGCTGGGATTCACTAACAGCACGTCTCACAGAAATGAGCAAACCAACACTAAAACCACAGCTTTGAAAAGCAATGGACAAGATAATCCCAAAAAGGACAGCATATCTgtcaaaacacaaagcaaaacatCACCTGCAAAGAAGGGTGAAGTTGTTGTATCAGAGAGGAAAGTTAAGGGGGATAAGGACCTTTTGAATTCATTGAATTACAAAGACAATGTTGGGACAGTTCTAAAGTCTGAAGTCAATAATGTTGCTGCTCCAGCAGTGTCCCAGAACTCCTCTGGTGACTCAGACCAACAATGTAAGACTGACGCTCCATCAGAGGCGAAAGTAAAGCAACATAAACGGCCAGCACCTCTGCCTCTGCCAgctcttgctctttttttgaAGCAGCATTCAACAAAATCTAAAGTAGCCAAGAGCAAGCTGGACTCTTCTCCTGCAGCACTCCCATCGGAATCTCTGTCTGATTCACAGAGTTCTGCTGCAACTCCTGCATGTTCGCCTTCTGATCAAGACCGCAAAGCAGCTGGTCCATGGAAGGACCTAACTGGATATATCACAAAGTCCAACAACCAGGACTCTGGACATGCTGCTGCACTTCCTAGACCAGATGAAATGGTTTTGAATCAGCCTTCCAGTCCATTTTGTCCTGTTGCCACTACAGACCGAAAGGGACAAAGAACTCATTTCTTGGACTCTGTTTCAGTTGCTGAAAGCACAGGCTCAGAGCTTGCAGTACAAGATGGTACACCAGTGTTACCCAACTCAGATCAGCCATCTTGTACCCTTGGGACATCTGTATCCACCATTTCCTCAACTCTTGCTACCTCTTCTACATCTTTCATTTCATCACCAACCCTCGACACAGTGTTACCTGCCCCAAACTCACCACAAACACCAACCATCACTGAGTCTTCCACACTACCTTCAGACTCGCCAACTATGAAGTCTGATTCTTTGCTACCTGACCCAGAGTGTTCTTCGTTTGGCTTTGAGCCTTTGTCCCCTGCAAGCTCTCCAGAACCCTTACCTTCCCTGCCCATCTTGTTAGCTCTAGATCTTGACTCCACTACTTCTGAACCACCTCCAAAAGCAGTATCTCCCAAAGAGTTGCAGCAAAGTGAAGACtctgctgcctctgtgtttAAATGGCACACAGTGTTACCTCAAAGTAGGCTGTACATGGACACTTCATTCACAACATTTCAACCTACAACACAGACTCTTCCTTTAGAGTCTGTTCCGTCACCTTTGTTGCCTTCCCAGTCTCCTTCCCACTCTGAACCACAGACTCTCGACACCTCCACATCCACATCCACACCTCCCCCTGATTCTGCTCCATCATTTCAAGAAAATGAATCACTGCCCTTCCCTGCAGAGCTGTCCCCCCTTGCACTTCACTTGCCGCTGTCTCCAACCTTTTCTTCATTAGATGGAGATGCATTGTCACCCACCCCTTCAATCGCAGACCTTGTGCACTTTTTCTCCACCGAAGATGACTTTGGGATGGAGGTGGAGTTTTCAAACACAGAGGCAGTAGCTGCTCCCTGCCCACCTCCAAGCGCAGTAGAGGCAAATACACGCAAGCCTTCTCAGCAGGTGCAACCAGCCAAAAAACCCTGCAAGGGCAAAAAGAAGTCCCAGCGGCAAAAGCTTGCCAAGACAGATGTAGATCAGAACATGGATGCTGCCACCTACACTAACATGAGGCCTAACTTGGAGGAAGTTGAGGAGCAGTTATTTATCTCATTCACCTCAAag GAGGCCCTCAAACTTCACATTGCGGACTCCTCTGTTGGAACGGTCTCACAGCCTCAGACGACACCTGAATGTCAACTGCAAGAATCTGCTGACACACCTGAGAATG TAGAGACAGCAGAGAGTTTGGAGGAGAAGATCGCTGCATACGAGAAGATTCTTCTGAGAGACTTGAAGCTgatgagacacagacaggtgatCCATCCTGTGCTGCAGGAAG TTGGTCTGAAGCTGAGCCTGCTGGATCCGATTCTGGCCATAGACCTGCAGTACCTGGGAGTCCGTCTGCCCATCCCCCCTCCTGGAGTCTCTCTGGAGCCGCTGACCCAGGAGCTGCCGCCGTCTCAAG GTGTTTCTGCAGCTTTTGTGTCACGgacaggaaaaacaacagatgTGACTCAGATTAAAGGTTGGAGAGGGAAATTCACTCCATCAGAGGCTCCTCCCCCTCCAACAGCAACCAAACCTGAAG CTGGTCCCAGTTCAGATCCGCCAAAGAAGAACCTGTCTGCGTTCTGCAGCGACATGTTGGATGAGTATCTTGAGAATGAAGGGAAGCTGATTGATGAGCGAGCCGCCAGCTTCTCTCAGCCTCAGGTGGAACCGGTAGTGTATGAGCTGCCTACCAGGAGCACCAGCTACGTTCGAACCCTCAACAGTGTCCTGAAGAAACAGCCCAGCAGCTTCCCCACCTCAGACCTCATATCTGGGTTTGTCCCCCCGTCCAAGAGACCTAAACTCCCCGTCAGAGAGACCAAAACAtcaaggaaaggaaacatgagGCAGAAAGGTCcaaaacaccacaaacacagtGCAGAACCAGGTTTAACAGCTGCACTCAGTCCAGCTGAATCAAACCTGTTCCCTAAACAATCCACAGTCCCAACAGCCACTCTCTCATCAGAACACACAGCCCCCGTCACTGAACCTCATACACCAAAGAAACACCGCCTGAAAGTCCAATTGGACCACACAGAACCGTTTACTCTCTCTTCTCAACCCACGAAGAGGAAGAAGCTCAAACCCAAGACCTTGTCCCAGACCCTCAGTCCCCTCAAGTCCACCCTCCCCCAGCCTGGCGTGTCAGAGGATATGGCTCCGCTGGAGTCTGACTCTGAACTGGGGACCGCTGTCGATCAGAACACAGAGAGCAGCAAGCAGAAGAACGGGCCGCCGATGACCCGAGCTATGCTGAAGCAGAAGGACCTGGAGGACGAGGTTGTGTGGGGGGGGCGACCTAGGACCAGCATCACAGAGGAGAGGGCCACTGTTGCTCTGACATCACTTTTTACGTTGATG GGTTTTGTCAGTGAGAACCCGACCGCTCCCATCCAGCTGGTGCGGAGACAAGCCCCTCTCTGCCTGAACGAGTTCTGCCGGCTGGGCTGCGTGTGCTCCAGTCTGTCCCACTGCGTCAGGATCAGTCACTGTGGccggccccagtgcatgctgggctGCAGCTGCCTCAAACAGAAGGTGGTCCTCCTCAAGAACCTGGACGCCTCTGACTCCAGTCCGTCCCAGCAGGGGAAcgtcaagaagaagaagaggaagaggaggatgaagatggCCTACA TCCTGAAGGAGGCGGACAGTGTTTCCCAGCCTGCAGAGCGGGTCCGGGTGCTTTGGAAGAGGGACAGCGGAGACTTGGATCCAGACCCGATCAACATCCCTAAACCAGCAGCCCTGTCCCGCCCCCCTGTGAAAACTGTAAGGCCTCAG gagagacgacaggacagcagcagcagcggcagcagctgTGCCAGAGTCAGAGCTTAcagagggaagaagaagagcagcaggaaacagaagAGGAAGGATCAACTGCAGAGTCAGGACGATCCACCG GAGACGTCTAAAGATGAAAAGTCTAAAAAGGTTCGGCTGAAGCCTTTGAAACAGAGAGACCTGACGCTGAAGAACACAGAGACCAAACCCGCCAGTCCTCCACCAG CAGCTGATCCGCTGCCTCTGGATCCCTCCACCCGGTCTCCCAGTCCTCCGTCCGAGCCGCCTCCGAAGCCGTCGAAGCGTCTGATCATCCTGGCGGAGTGCAAGTGGGAGAACGAAAGTGACCGCAGCCTGGTGCTGAAGAATCTGTGTGAGGCGATGGCATGGGACCGACTGGACGAACCTTTCTGGATCAAAAATTATCTCATCAGTCCCATTAGTCAGACTGTGGAGGACAGTGGTGGCAACCGCTGCATCCAGTACAAGATCCACATCTCCAGACCCCTGCTGGAGCCGGAGAAACCAGTGAAACCAGTGAAGCCACcacaacagaggaaacagagggagaCAACACAACAGCAG GAACACCTGGAACAGGTTGTCATGAAGGCGGAGCCTGTTGACAATTGGCAGCAGGAGGTGGCAGAGCACAAAGAAGAGGTGGAAGAGGCAGAGCCACTTGAAGACTGGCAGCGAGaagtgatggaggaggaggaagaggcggAGCCACTTGAAGATTGgcagagagaggtggaggaagacGATATCGAGGAGGAGGCGGAGTCAACAGATCACCAGCTGCATGATGGGAGAGAGAGTGGCGGAGAGGAAACGAATATGACGTCAAAGAAGACGAAGAGGATGATGGTCAGCATGGCTCTGCCGTTCCTGATAGGAATCTCCCCCGCCGGCTTTCTCTCGGCCAATAAGAAGCAGCCGGGAGGAACAGACCACCTGGTCCAG GTGAATGGGAAGCTCTATCCTCTGGCTAAGATCCAGCTGGGGAGGATGGGTGCGCTCCATCCCGCGAACCGCCTGGCAGCGTATCTCACTGGTCGGGTGGCGTTAAACAAGAAGCCACAAAGTTCCTCTTTCTCACCATCTAAACCTCCTCAGAACCAGAGTTCAGCCCCGACCgtctcctcatcttcctctgtggTTCCCACCCCAACGCCCACATCTCAGCCGTTAGCCACCATCCCAACCTCCCTGACAG TTCTTCAGCCTGCAGCAGTGAAGCTCGACCAATCAGCTGCCTGCTCTGACCAGAGTGCAGGTGAAGCACCTGAGGGGGTGGGGACCCGGGTCGTCACTTTGAAGGTGTACCCGCGTTCAAGGGGAGGAGGCACTCAGTTCAGAGTGATACCCCCAGCTTCTGGAAGCTCCGCCCCCACGTCGGGTAATATTAAAG ACTCTCAGGTCAGCAGCTCTGCGACTCCACCTGTGACAACGGCTCCTAAAGGCTCTCAGGTGTTCATGGTTCAGgttccacctcctcctgctcctgggAAACTACCTCTACCGGCCCAGCCACCCGGCCcaccacccccctcctcctcctccattgcCTACTCCTCTGGTCAGAGGATCGTCCTGCAGCCGGTCCAGATGGCGTCAGGACTCCAGTACTACCGCAAACCAGACGGTAAATTGGTCCGACTGGTTCCCCTCAGCCAGTTGAGATCAGTCAACTTGAACCAGTCCACTCCACGAG cCTCGCCCTCAGTCCTCCCTGCTGCATCCCTTCAACCTCCAGTCGTCGCTGCTGGTAACCAAAAACCACCTCCGGCCACAGCCACCTCCACCCTCACCTCCCTCTCCCCTTTGTCCGGCCTCCAGTCTTTCAAGGTGTCCCCCCTCACTTCCCAGCTCCACCCTGCCTCTGGTTTCCTGTCTCAGAAGGGGACGTGCACCTTTAAAATCCTCCCCGCTAACAACAACATGGAGCCAATGATCATCACCTGTCCTAAAGTTCCTCCAAAGGTGGTGTCAGCTCCAGGCTCCTTCACTGTGCTCCAACCTCAACACCCCAACGCGACCCCAGTGAACCTCATCTCCCTCAAACCCTCCACAGGTCAGGGGGCTGAGCTCGGGGTCAAAACAGTGACTGTGTCCGCGGTCCCAGTGGGTCCTGGTGGGTTATCTGCTGTCCCAGTGCGTCCTGGTGGGTTATCGGCGGTCCCAGTGGGTCCTGGTGGGGTACCAGCGGTCCCAGTGGGTCCTGGTGGGTTATCTGCTGTCCCAGTGCGTCCTGGTGGGGTATCAGTGGTCCCAGTGGGTCCTGGTGGGTTATCAGCGGTCCCAGTGGGTCCTGGTGGGGTATCAGCGGTCCCAGTGGGTCCTGGTGGGTTATCAGCTGTTCCAGTGGGTCCTGGTGGCGTGTCTGCAGTCCCAGTGGGTCCTAGTGGGGTATCTGCGGTCCCAGTGGGTCCTGATGGGGTGATAGTCCACCAGAAACCTGCCGTCCAGATCCCTTAcagacctcctcctccagcaccACCAGAGTCAGAGGTGACACCTGCCCCCCCACCAAAGCCGGAGCCGGCCTGCAACCTGTTGGACCTGGACATAATCTGTGTGGACTACGAGGAAGAGCTTGACGCCACAGAAACAGGGGGCGAGGTGAAGCAGCAACCGGATGTGGTGGAGGTGAAGGATTCGAGCAGCGAGACGGAGAACTCGTCAGATTTCAGTGACGAGTCGGCGGTCGAAGAAGAGAAAGAGCCGACTCCCATCCAGGTAAGAAAT CTGCGTTTCAATCACAACATGTTGGAGAAGCAGCGTCGGAGGAAGTTACGGCAGCTGTTCGAAGATCTGAGGAGAGAAGTGGGACTGAGCAAAGAGAGGACGTCAAAGGTCTCCACGCTGAAGAAG tCGGTGGAGGTGATCCAGGAGCTCTGGAGGACTGAGAAAAAActagagaagaagaaggagaaactACTCAAGAGGAGGGATAATTACCTCGCCATCATCGCTCCAATAACAG AGGAGAGCAGACAGGTGAGCAGCACACGTCAGACATCACCTGAGCtgtcagagggaggagggacagGAAGTAAGGACATAGAAGTGGTGGATCTGTTGGACGACACGGACGAACCGACGGAGAACTCGTCTGAGGAGGAGAGACCTGTTACCAAGACGACCAACGCTGTCACTGTCTCAGAG gcGGAGGATGAGGTTCAGATCGTTGCCGTGGAGACGGTGGAGGAGAGCAGTCGGCTGAATGCAGCTCAGAAGAAGCTGGCGAGGATCCTGAGGAAGGAGGACTCAGA AAGCAGCGTGAAGAAGCTGGCCTATGTTCGGAGCCTCGCAGACGCCTTCAAAGCTCTCCAATCAGTCATGAACACCAACAACACTTCAAGGAGCTTTCTGCTGGAGCAG gCTAATCAGGAGATTCAGACTCTTCAGAGTGAAAATGGGAGACTGCGGAGTCTGAAGATCTGTCTGAACCAGCAGAGAGACGCCTACATCAGAGAGGTCTCCCAGAGATCAG GTAAAAGCAAGGAGAGAATCCGGAGCATGCTTCAGCACCTGTCGTCCAAACAGAAGGAGATGGAGATGCAGGAGAGACTCCAAGCGGCCAATCAGCTGCAAGCAGCAGTAGGGGGTGGAGCCTGTTACTCTCCAACAGAAGACTCGACTGATGACGTCATCATAATCACATCCTCCAGCCTGCAGCAACAGTGCACTCCACAGGCTCCTCCCACTTTTGTTTCTGTCCCACCTACCAGCACACCTTCATCCACACCTGTCCAAACTCCTGTCCAAACACCTGTCCAAACACCTGGCCAAACTCCTGTCCAAACACCTGTCCAAACACCTGTCCAAACACCTGTCCAAACTCCTGTCCAAACACCTGTCCAAGCACCTGTCCAAACACCTGTCCAGCAGCCTCAGAGGGTCCTGCAGGTGTCAAGGCccatcctctctcctcctggtgTGTCCCACAGTGTATCAGTGGTAAGGGACAGGCCGAGGACGGTCCCCAACATCCTGTCTCGCAGTAAGAATCCAGCTGCATCACAATCCATTAAGGCCGTGGTACCAGCAGAGGTTCTGTCCCTGGTCGGTACTGCGTTGCCGGGGCAACCAGTCCTGACCCTCAGCCAAATGATGACGGCACCTACATTACTGCAGACTTCTTCTACACCAG GCGTGGCCTCAGTCACCCTCAACATCTCCAATCTGGCCAATCAGCAGATCCACCTCACCTCACTGCCCCACCCCCCAACCGGTAAGATCTACAGCAGCTCTGCCCCCCTCACCATCACTAACCTAACAG CCACAGACCTCAACAACCTGCTGCAGCTGGTTCAACCATCAACtacaccacaacaacaacaacaacaacaacaacaacaacagctactAATACAACCCCAACAACCACCACAAACTAAACAACAAATCCTacaaacaccaccaccaccacaacaacaacaaacaccacaacaacaaatacTACAGCCACCAcaagaaacacaacaacaacagccgCCGCCACccccccagcagcagcagatccCAGAGGGTcctcccccttctcctcctgctcctcctcctgctcccctCCTGGTGGTCTCTGCTGGATCAGACCCGATAACAGACCAGGACCAGCCTCCATTCCAGACTGACACTACATCTGAGGCTCCACGCTCCACCCAGGACCCTTTCTCCACTCCTTGCCCAGGAGCGAGTGCTGACCGTCAGACTGAGGTCACAGAGGCGGGGCCTGTGGGGGCGGAGCCGCAGCGGGAGACCAGAGATGACGAGAGTCTGACGTCGCTCCTCAACGAGATCGTCTTCCTCAACCAGCAGACCGTCTCCACAGCAGAGACGCCTTTATCAGGGAAACCGTCCCCAGGGGATGATGTAATGGACGAAGATGAGGAGTATGGACGCGCCAACAGCCCCTGGCTCCTGGAGCTGGACTCTGACTCTGATGAAACCATTGCCACGGAGATGGGGGCGGCAGCGGTTAATGACCACACGGACATGACACCTGGTGGACCGCAGCTTGGACCTGTTAATGGGAATGCTAAAGGTGGCGTCCTGGCTCCGCCCCCTCTCCTGCAAATGAAAGTGGGCGGGGCCAAGGTGGCGGACCCTGCCAGCTGTGATGAAGCAGCAGGAGGGGAAGGAGAAGGGGAAGGAGGGGGGAAGAGGGAGGGTGGCGTGGCCTGGAGGCCAATGCCGAGGCTGGTTCCTCTGGGGCTGAGAGGAAACCCACCCAGCTGA